Proteins from a genomic interval of Alteromonas macleodii ATCC 27126:
- a CDS encoding HDOD domain-containing protein, translated as MNLDELVSKAENLFVLPDSVTRLKACMDDEASSIDDIGDIIAFDPSLATQLLRVANSALYRFPNKIDTVTRAIQVVGTRSTYDLALAYGVSQAFSDVDGQRIDLDKFWEQSVSCGLLAKYFADMRNIREPERLFVSGLLHNIGELVTVSVLPESATRCQAFNTRVSPAELQFGVLGFTYAELSARLIEKWDIPSSIYTPIASIHKEEEESASTDEKILQLSYVLALDNVNPEIYPSYHNLKPELHEALSLNREDLEDALDITNLQCISVISLFNPNAFMLY; from the coding sequence ATGAATTTAGATGAACTAGTTTCGAAAGCGGAAAACCTCTTTGTTTTACCTGATTCGGTAACTCGACTTAAAGCTTGTATGGATGATGAAGCTTCAAGCATTGACGACATCGGCGATATTATTGCTTTCGATCCGTCATTGGCAACGCAATTGCTAAGAGTAGCAAACTCAGCGCTCTATCGTTTTCCTAATAAAATAGACACCGTCACAAGAGCCATCCAGGTAGTGGGGACCCGCTCCACTTATGACTTGGCACTGGCTTATGGCGTAAGTCAAGCATTCAGTGATGTAGACGGTCAACGTATCGATCTCGACAAGTTTTGGGAGCAAAGTGTTTCATGCGGTCTTCTGGCAAAGTACTTTGCGGATATGCGCAATATTCGTGAGCCTGAGCGACTCTTTGTTTCGGGGCTGCTTCACAACATAGGCGAGCTGGTAACCGTTTCGGTTTTGCCTGAGTCGGCAACCCGTTGTCAGGCATTCAACACCAGAGTAAGTCCTGCTGAGCTTCAATTTGGAGTGCTAGGGTTCACGTATGCGGAATTATCGGCAAGATTAATTGAAAAGTGGGATATTCCAAGCTCTATTTATACGCCAATTGCCAGTATCCACAAAGAAGAGGAGGAGTCTGCTTCTACAGATGAGAAGATTCTACAACTCTCGTATGTGTTGGCACTCGATAACGTCAACCCTGAGATCTACCCGAGTTATCACAACTTAAAGCCAGAATTGCATGAGGCATTGTCGCTTAATCGCGAAGATTTAGAAGACGCGCTAGATATAACCAACCTGCAGTGTATTTCGGTAATTTCCCTGTTTAACCCTAACGCGTTTATGCTGTATTAA
- a CDS encoding alpha/beta fold hydrolase — protein sequence MTSSELSFHFAHANGFPAGSYNAMFSALPDHFHRLHVERFGHDPQLPVNGNWRNQVQELIKHIKKENKDPRGVYGIGHSFGAVITYMAACEAPELFRGIILFDPPLVVGPLSYFFKFAKHTPLINKLTPAKLAQTRNTSWPRNTDMVAYFHSKALFRDMDKRCVRDYVKSVTALKGDNISLTFRAEVEADLFRNVPHNLGKYKGKLKCPAVLATGSKSNVCKPEMYSRLLKHNAIEHSVLDGGHMFPLEHPEQVASFIERTLTQWSHEAN from the coding sequence GTGACATCGTCAGAGTTGAGTTTTCATTTTGCCCATGCAAATGGATTTCCGGCAGGTAGTTATAATGCGATGTTTTCAGCGTTACCTGATCACTTTCACCGTCTTCATGTTGAGCGCTTTGGACACGATCCTCAGCTTCCTGTGAATGGTAACTGGCGCAATCAAGTTCAAGAACTTATCAAGCATATAAAAAAAGAGAACAAGGATCCGCGAGGCGTTTATGGTATTGGGCATTCATTTGGTGCTGTAATTACCTACATGGCGGCTTGCGAAGCGCCAGAGCTGTTCAGAGGCATTATTTTATTCGATCCGCCACTTGTTGTCGGCCCGTTAAGTTACTTTTTTAAATTCGCGAAACACACGCCGTTAATTAACAAGCTAACGCCAGCGAAACTCGCGCAAACACGCAATACCAGTTGGCCAAGGAATACTGACATGGTGGCGTACTTTCACAGCAAAGCATTGTTTAGGGATATGGATAAACGATGCGTACGCGATTATGTAAAATCTGTAACCGCCTTGAAGGGGGACAATATTTCACTCACATTTCGTGCAGAAGTAGAAGCAGATTTGTTTCGCAATGTTCCGCACAATTTGGGTAAATATAAAGGAAAGCTTAAGTGTCCGGCCGTATTGGCGACAGGAAGCAAAAGTAACGTGTGTAAGCCAGAAATGTACTCGCGGCTTCTGAAGCATAATGCTATTGAGCATAGCGTGCTCGATGGTGGGCATATGTTTCCACTAGAACACCCTGAGCAGGTAGCGAGCTTTATTGAGCGTACATTAACGCAGTGGAGTCATGAGGCGAATTAA
- a CDS encoding spinster family MFS transporter produces the protein MAHTHVEGIPAAEAGASRSYRNYVLFILTLVYAFNFIDRQIIGILSPFIKADLGLDDAQLGWLKGIYFALLYTVMGIPIAWLADRYSRVNIIAISLTLWSGFTAASGLAANYMQLAIARIGVGIGEAGGSPPSHSIISDLFPKEKRAGALAIYSLGIPFGVMLAFFASAFFLQGGSADWRTVMYSVGIPGVLLAILLKLTVKEPARTVSLPSADDANKPSVKSSLKMLLKIPTWWGMALGISFGSFGNYAISTWVIDYYVRAFAGLDITQLLIVFGIINGTAYALGVWLGGYIADRWGKHNKKAYALLPAIALIIGVPAFYASLQVQDLWLSVGLMALLLFTSGSYLGPSFAMAQTLAPINVRAMSTALFFFVLNIIALGGGPTLTGIISQALVPSLGETEALRQALIYLVVPYALSIAVFLWTSTKIVKDWEMAEARGL, from the coding sequence ATGGCCCATACTCACGTTGAAGGTATTCCCGCTGCAGAAGCAGGAGCATCTAGAAGTTACCGGAATTACGTTCTATTCATATTAACCTTGGTGTATGCCTTTAACTTTATAGACAGGCAAATCATTGGGATTCTATCTCCTTTTATCAAAGCCGATTTGGGGTTAGATGACGCCCAACTTGGGTGGCTTAAAGGCATCTACTTTGCGCTACTTTATACCGTGATGGGGATCCCAATTGCATGGCTTGCCGACAGGTACAGCCGCGTTAATATCATTGCGATCTCTCTAACGCTTTGGAGTGGATTTACCGCTGCATCTGGGTTAGCTGCCAATTACATGCAGCTTGCCATAGCACGTATTGGTGTCGGCATCGGTGAAGCGGGTGGTAGTCCACCGTCCCACAGTATTATTTCTGACTTATTCCCTAAAGAAAAACGCGCGGGCGCGCTCGCAATATACTCTTTAGGTATTCCTTTTGGCGTTATGCTTGCGTTTTTTGCATCAGCGTTCTTTTTACAGGGCGGTTCTGCCGACTGGCGAACGGTAATGTACAGCGTGGGTATTCCAGGGGTGTTACTGGCTATTTTGCTTAAGCTCACGGTCAAGGAACCTGCCAGAACGGTCTCTTTACCAAGCGCAGATGATGCGAACAAGCCGAGTGTAAAGTCGTCTCTCAAGATGCTACTGAAAATTCCGACGTGGTGGGGAATGGCACTGGGTATTTCCTTTGGATCATTCGGTAACTATGCCATATCGACATGGGTAATTGATTACTACGTTCGCGCCTTTGCGGGTTTAGATATTACACAGTTGCTAATCGTTTTTGGCATTATCAATGGCACCGCCTATGCGCTCGGTGTATGGCTAGGAGGCTATATTGCTGATAGATGGGGTAAGCACAATAAAAAAGCTTATGCGTTATTGCCCGCTATCGCACTTATTATTGGTGTGCCGGCATTTTATGCATCGTTACAAGTGCAAGATTTGTGGTTATCAGTAGGGCTCATGGCGCTGTTGTTATTCACCAGTGGTTCATACCTAGGCCCAAGTTTTGCGATGGCACAGACACTAGCTCCAATAAACGTAAGAGCTATGTCGACAGCGTTGTTCTTCTTTGTATTGAACATCATTGCTCTGGGCGGTGGCCCAACGCTGACGGGTATTATTAGCCAAGCATTGGTGCCATCTTTAGGCGAGACGGAGGCATTGAGACAGGCACTCATCTACCTAGTAGTTCCTTACGCGCTTTCTATTGCCGTGTTCTTATGGACGAGCACGAAGATTGTAAAAGATTGGGAAATGGCAGAAGCCAGAGGCTTATAG
- the glgC gene encoding glucose-1-phosphate adenylyltransferase, translated as MADQSSRYISNLTRDTYALILAGGKGSRLHELTNWRAKPALYFGGKFRIIDFPLSNCVNSGIRRIGVVTQYKSHSLIRHLVRGWGHFKKELGESVEILPASQRFSDSWYEGTADAVFQNIDIIRDELPKYVMILSGDHIYRMDYGDMLAKHKESGAKMTVSCMSVPLGEAAGAFGVMSVDENYRINGFEEKPANPTPLPNDPTRCLASMGNYVFDTEFLFEQLRVDAENMGSQRDFGKDIIPSIIADHPVYAYPFEKSGGDNAYWRDVGTIDSFWEANMEMVAPVPQLNLYDRKWPIWTYQEQLPPAKFVWEDHDRRGEAINSVVSGGCIISGSTLRSSICFSNVRVHSYGLIEDAVILPDVEIKRHCKLKKVIIDRGCVIPEGTTIGYDHEQDKARGFRVSEKGVVLVTREMLGQPVGGLSKPRKHD; from the coding sequence ATGGCAGATCAAAGTTCTCGTTACATCAGTAACCTTACTCGCGATACATATGCGCTCATCCTCGCGGGTGGTAAAGGTTCTAGACTACACGAGCTCACTAATTGGCGAGCCAAACCGGCACTTTATTTCGGCGGTAAATTTAGAATTATCGATTTCCCGCTATCAAATTGTGTTAATTCAGGTATCCGTCGAATAGGCGTGGTTACCCAATACAAGTCGCATTCTCTTATTCGTCACTTGGTTCGCGGTTGGGGTCATTTCAAAAAAGAACTTGGCGAATCTGTAGAAATCCTACCCGCTTCTCAACGTTTCTCCGACAGTTGGTATGAAGGAACCGCAGACGCGGTCTTCCAAAACATAGATATCATTCGTGATGAGCTTCCAAAATATGTCATGATCCTTTCAGGCGACCACATATACCGTATGGACTACGGTGATATGTTGGCCAAGCACAAAGAATCTGGTGCAAAAATGACGGTTTCATGTATGTCAGTGCCCTTGGGAGAAGCCGCGGGTGCGTTTGGCGTTATGTCGGTTGATGAAAACTATCGTATTAACGGATTTGAAGAGAAGCCAGCTAACCCGACTCCACTTCCTAATGACCCAACGCGCTGCTTAGCATCTATGGGCAATTACGTGTTTGATACAGAGTTTTTATTCGAGCAATTACGTGTTGATGCTGAAAATATGGGCTCGCAGCGAGACTTCGGTAAAGACATCATTCCATCAATCATCGCCGACCACCCTGTATACGCCTATCCTTTTGAGAAAAGTGGCGGAGACAACGCCTATTGGCGCGACGTAGGTACTATCGATTCATTTTGGGAAGCCAATATGGAAATGGTTGCTCCTGTACCTCAATTGAACCTCTACGATAGAAAATGGCCTATATGGACATACCAAGAGCAACTGCCACCAGCAAAGTTTGTTTGGGAAGACCACGACAGACGTGGTGAAGCGATTAACTCCGTAGTTTCTGGGGGCTGTATAATTTCAGGCTCTACACTTCGTTCATCTATTTGCTTTTCCAACGTACGCGTACATTCCTATGGCCTTATTGAGGACGCCGTAATTCTTCCTGATGTGGAAATTAAACGCCATTGCAAGCTGAAAAAGGTGATTATTGATCGAGGTTGTGTCATTCCTGAAGGTACTACGATTGGTTACGACCACGAGCAAGACAAGGCACGTGGATTCCGCGTATCTGAAAAAGGTGTGGTACTGGTGACGCGAGAAATGTTAGGTCAGCCCGTGGGTGGACTAAGCAAGCCTAGAAAGCACGACTAA
- a CDS encoding acyl-CoA thioesterase, which translates to MTVDELLNIPQLSQTSENTWKVDGLVIPKTWGQGRTAFGGISAGMLYTAVKQQVTDNRVLRSFTTNFVGPLSLETPFSIEVTLLRTGKNVSQFTAHAIQDGKSCVFSQACFGVARQSGIQVENTDTHDMPQPNKAKFIPQIPKVTPKFLRYFDLAIEDGGIPFTRRKTSHYHGFMRFKQPPEAITDAHIITMIDAWPPTLLQMMKLPAPASTVSWNLEFIHPHKPVSPTDWFAYKAHTRQAADGYGHTEATIWDKDNEVIAISRQTVAIFD; encoded by the coding sequence ATGACAGTAGATGAATTGCTCAATATTCCTCAATTATCTCAAACTTCGGAAAACACATGGAAAGTTGATGGACTAGTTATCCCTAAGACGTGGGGACAGGGACGAACTGCGTTTGGAGGAATTTCTGCCGGTATGCTTTACACCGCAGTAAAGCAGCAAGTCACTGATAACCGCGTGCTGCGCTCTTTTACCACTAACTTTGTTGGTCCCCTATCTCTTGAAACGCCTTTTTCTATCGAGGTAACGCTACTTAGAACAGGGAAAAACGTCTCTCAGTTCACCGCTCATGCTATTCAAGACGGCAAAAGCTGTGTTTTTTCGCAAGCCTGTTTTGGTGTTGCGCGTCAGTCAGGTATTCAAGTTGAGAATACAGATACACACGACATGCCTCAGCCGAATAAAGCAAAGTTCATCCCGCAAATACCTAAAGTTACGCCTAAATTCTTACGCTATTTTGATTTGGCAATTGAAGATGGCGGCATTCCATTTACGCGCAGAAAAACCAGCCATTATCACGGCTTTATGCGCTTCAAGCAGCCCCCCGAAGCCATCACTGATGCACATATCATTACTATGATCGACGCATGGCCACCTACACTTTTACAAATGATGAAGCTTCCGGCACCAGCCAGTACAGTAAGTTGGAACTTAGAATTTATCCATCCTCACAAGCCGGTAAGCCCGACAGACTGGTTTGCTTATAAAGCTCACACAAGACAAGCTGCAGATGGTTATGGCCATACTGAAGCGACGATTTGGGATAAGGATAATGAAGTGATTGCCATCAGTAGGCAAACCGTAGCGATTTTCGACTGA
- a CDS encoding MFS transporter gives MKQKKLLITGLSLNKLADLLISAKTTLTALLISIGAPVWMIGWLVPIRESGALLPQVLISIYLRKHTQRHLVWRVGMLTQTLSVFCMLLAVILFSGGLAGTLILISLVFLSLGRSACSLTVKDMEADVAKKGERGNLIGIASTVSGMVTLVIAIPLAIYDGSLSSNVLLIVLCGSLLSFVLTLICVWPVKTTVDVGDKEEKAFSIDFDATVYKFILVRGLFVHSALVAPYFMIEKNGDVKELLPIYIGAEATAALLSSIIWGKIADKSAKLTLQISGLLAIISCIGLLTLQTTTIVTSALLFFLLSVSHAGVRTGRKTYSLDVKEGHERTELVGFSNTAIGMILLAFGALYAALTSVLTFSVVYIMAGMLLLAIITTVILPDEK, from the coding sequence ATGAAACAAAAAAAATTACTTATTACAGGCCTTTCGCTTAATAAACTAGCCGACCTACTGATCTCTGCTAAAACAACCTTGACCGCACTTCTTATTAGCATCGGCGCACCAGTTTGGATGATAGGCTGGCTGGTTCCAATTAGAGAGTCGGGCGCGCTTCTGCCTCAAGTACTTATTAGCATTTATCTTCGAAAACATACTCAGCGGCACTTGGTTTGGCGTGTCGGTATGCTCACACAAACGCTTTCAGTTTTCTGTATGCTGCTCGCGGTCATTTTATTTTCAGGGGGCTTGGCGGGTACCTTGATACTTATTTCCCTTGTCTTCTTGAGCCTGGGTCGCTCTGCCTGCTCTCTTACCGTGAAAGATATGGAGGCTGACGTAGCTAAGAAAGGAGAGCGGGGTAACCTAATCGGAATTGCATCTACCGTTTCAGGCATGGTCACCCTTGTTATCGCTATACCTTTGGCAATTTACGACGGCTCTCTTTCTTCGAACGTGCTGCTGATAGTCTTGTGCGGGAGTCTTTTATCATTTGTTTTGACCCTTATATGTGTATGGCCTGTTAAAACGACGGTAGATGTGGGTGATAAAGAGGAAAAAGCGTTTAGTATTGACTTCGACGCCACGGTTTACAAATTCATTTTGGTAAGAGGGCTTTTCGTTCACTCAGCCTTGGTTGCGCCTTATTTCATGATAGAAAAAAATGGAGATGTAAAAGAGCTGCTTCCTATTTATATAGGAGCCGAAGCAACTGCTGCTCTTCTATCATCAATAATTTGGGGAAAGATTGCAGACAAAAGCGCAAAGTTAACCCTTCAAATTTCAGGGTTACTCGCGATAATTTCATGCATTGGTTTGCTTACATTGCAAACGACGACGATTGTAACCTCTGCACTGTTGTTTTTCTTGTTATCGGTATCCCATGCTGGCGTAAGAACCGGACGGAAAACATATAGTTTAGATGTTAAAGAAGGCCATGAAAGAACAGAGCTGGTTGGCTTCTCAAACACGGCTATAGGTATGATTTTATTAGCATTCGGTGCACTTTACGCTGCATTAACCTCTGTTTTAACCTTTTCAGTGGTTTATATTATGGCTGGCATGCTGTTACTGGCAATTATCACTACTGTTATCTTACCTGACGAGAAGTAG